The following proteins come from a genomic window of Alnus glutinosa chromosome 10, dhAlnGlut1.1, whole genome shotgun sequence:
- the LOC133880370 gene encoding uncharacterized protein LOC133880370 → MEKRCMELMKRIDQLKKLWRCESQSSHGIPATVASSICKKVLSPMKVKRKGKSPVKRKVVVIKTVVKKSKVSSKPPRDNNAKKKRRKIQASKSTKNEDNTCQAPLPSAAHDHSTQDFITSSSTVAQTLGGHHNSILSQVDIRWVLTLDPLPLSQEVLLQLLWLLPYCININPAIIIAWMTDIFNSIIPTDPAIEMHVRPIFNEVYAALNHPSVLPTITNVVRLIIRLLMKSLLPP, encoded by the exons ATGGAGAAACGTTGCATGGAACTAATGAAAAGAATTGATCAGTTAAAGAAGTTGTGGCGTTGCGAAAGTCAATCTTCCCATGGCATTCCAGCTACTGTCGCATCTTCTATCTGTAAAAAAGTGCTTAGTCCTATGAAGGTTAAACGTAAAGGAAAGTCACCAGTTAAGAGAAAGGTGGTTGTTATAAAAACGGTGGTCAAGAAATCCAAAGTATCAAGCAAGCCACCAAGAGACAACAACGCTAAAAAGAAGAGACGAAAAATTCaa gccTCCAAATCAACGAAAAATGAAGACAACACTTGTCAAGCTCCATTGCCTTCAGCAGCTCACGATCATAGTACTCAG GATTTCATCACTTCATCATCGACAGTTGCTCAAACCTTGGGCGGTCACCATAATTCTATTCTTTCTCAg GTTGATATACGGTGGGTCTTGACTTTGGATCCTCTCCCTTTGAGCCAAGAAGTATTGCTCCAGCTGTTGTGGCTATTACCCTATtgtatcaatatcaacccagcaataataattgcttggatgacagacatttttaattctataatCCCAACTGATCCGGCAATTGAAATGCATGTGCGACCCATCTTCAATGAAGTCTATGCCGCACTCAACCATCCAAGTGTCTTGCCCACAATTACCAATGTTGTGCGGTTAATTATCCGTCTTTTGATGAAGTCATTACTTCCACCTTGA
- the LOC133879099 gene encoding protein FAR1-RELATED SEQUENCE 4-like yields MDSSSSRLDNEGEFDDDLTHQDDRQNDMGEKFEKSKDLMTFISDEELNDEEENVVLPVVLKDDEKVEEPKESMTFSSLDEVCSYYRKYAKQAGFGIAQRSSRKKKGRKGYVMLICTRGGAERPKTSDCSKPIPISNKTWCGARICANLCDDGTWFLSKVELMHNHSLSPGKARFFRSNKKISDAAKRRLELNDRAGIRLCKNFNSLVVESGAFENLSFGERDCQNYINKARELNLGKGGAQALCDYFKRMQKQNSGFYYLIDVDDDCRLRNVFWADARSRAAYDFFGDVITFDTTYLTNKYDMPFAPFVGVNHHGQSILFGAGLISREDTDTFVWLFKCWLECMNGQAPKAIMTDQDRAMKNGIAIGAINKCLYDSQTCEEYGENWKDLLEKYNLHDNAWLNGLYMDKTFWVPAYMKDTFWAGMSTTQRSESMNAFFDGCVHSRTTLKEFVDEYDNTLRRMVESEARADFDSFNRTIPCISALQLEKQFQVVYTNAKFKEVHEQFVKMMSCNNALLKSEGAISTFEVVEYVAVGDHLIEKTFLVYFNENELEVKCTCALFEVKGILCRHSLSVLQTKKVTTLPQRYVLDRWRKDIKREYSKVKSSYDAISDNPHAQIHDKVRNNLEELLSLTSVNTEKRCMELMEKIDQLKESWRCENQSFGIPATVASSSCKNVLSPVKIDCKGRPRTKRKVSVIETVVKKSKASSNPPRNNNDKTKKRKNQASKSTENQDNTSQSPLPSVPSAAHDHSTQDSVASSSTVAHTFSGHYHSILSQVNLSMDPIYLLSTLISQHKYQEAFSTALQMRDVSIVNWLCSQVDIRWVLTMDPLPLSQEVLLQLFWLLPYCFNTNPTEIIAWMTDVFNSIIPTDPAIEMHVRNIFNQVYAALNHISVLPTITDAMRLLKGRSIPGKILLTRRLDPLDKSSSQEWSPEYIRSFSENEAGSSDRMAKAVEV; encoded by the exons ATGGACTCTTCAAGTTCACGATTGGATAATGAGGGTGAATTTGACGATGATCTAACCCATCAAGATGACCGTCAAAATG ATATGGGTGAAAAATTTGAGAAGTCGAAGGATTTAATGACATTTATTTCAGATGAAGAGTTGAATGATGAGGAAGAAAATGTGGTACTACCTGTGGTGttaaaggatgatgagaaagtTGAAGAGCCGAAAGAATCAATGACATTTAGTTCATTAGATGAAGTCTGCTCTTATTATAGGAAGTATGCTAAGCAAGCTGGGTTTGGTATAGCGCAGAGAAGCTCGAGAAAAAAGAAGGGTAGAAAAGGTTACGTAATGCTTATATGTACTCGTGGAGGTGCAGAGCGACCTAAAACAAGTGATTGTTCGAAGCCAAttccaatttcaaataaaacatgGTGTGGTGCTAGGATTTGTGCAAATTTATGTGATGATGGAACGTGGTTTTTGAGTAAAGTTGAGTTGATGCATAATCATTCGTTAAGCCCGGGCAAGGcgagattttttagaagcaaTAAGAAAATTAGTGATGCTGCGAAAAGAAGACTTGAGCTAAATGACAGAGCAGGAATACGTTTgtgtaaaaatttcaattcattaGTTGTTGAAAGTGGGGCGTTTGAGAATCTTtcctttggagagagagattgtcaGAATTATATTAACAAGGCAAGAGAACTCAATCTTGGTAAAGGTGGTGCTCAAGCACTTTGTGATTACTTCAAAAGAATGCAAAAGCAGAATAGTGGCTTCTACTACTTAATAGATGTGGACGATGATTGTAGgttaagaaatgttttttgggctgatgcacggAGTAGGGCAGCGTATGATTTCTTTGGAGATGTTATTACGTTTGACACAACGTATTTGACCAATAAATATGacatgccatttgctccttttgtaggagtgaatcatcatggtcaatctATACTTTTTGGGGCAGGACTAATTTCAAGAGAGGATACAGACacatttgtgtggttgtttaaATGTTGGTTGGAGTGCATGAATGGCCAAGCCCCTAAAGCAATTATGACAGACCAGGATAGAGCTATGAAAAATGGAATCGCTATT GGTGCCATTAATAAATGTTTGTATGACTCTCAAACATGTGAAGAATATGGGGAAAATTGGAAAGATCTTCTGGAGAAGTATAATCTTCATGATAATGCATGGTTGAATGGGTTATATATGGATAAGACATTTTGGGTGCCGGCATACATGAAAGATACGTTTTGGGCGGGAATGAGTACTACACAgcgaagtgaaagtatgaatgCATTTTTTGATGGTTGCGTGCACTCACGAACcacattgaaagaatttgttgatgaatatgATAACACTTTAAGGAGAATGGTCGAGAGTGAGGCACGTGCTGATTTCGATTCTTTCAATCGCACAATCCCATGTATAAGTGCCTTGCAATTAGAGAAACAGTTTCAAGTTGTTTATACAAATgcgaagttcaaagaagtacatgagcagtttgtgaaaatgatgtcTTGTAATAACGCTCTTCTCAAAAGTGAAGGTGCGATTTCTACCTTCGAAGTTGTTGAATATGTTGCAGTTGGAGATCACTTAATAGAAAAGACATTTCTTGTTTACTTCAATGAAAATGAACTCGAAGTGAAGTGCACATGTGCATTGTTTGAAGTAAAAGGCATCCTATGTAGGCATTCACTTTCCGTGTTACAGACAAAGAAAGTGACAACTCTGCCACAAAGATATGTTCTTGACAGATGGAGGAAAGATATTAAGCGAGAGTACTCGAAGGTTAAGAGTAGTTATGATGCCATTAGTGATAATCCACATGCCCAAATACATGACAAAGTGAGAAACAATTTGGAAGAATTACTGTCGCTCACGTCAGTAAACACGGAGAAACGTTGCATGGAACTAATGGAAAAAATTGATCAATTAAAAGAGTCGTGGCGTTGCGAAAATCAATCTTTTGGCATTCCAGCTACTGTCGCATCTTCTAGCTGCAAAAATGTGCTTAGTCCTGTGAAGATTGACTGTAAAGGGAGACCACGAACAAAGAGAAAGGTGTCTGTTATAGAAACAGTGGTGAAGAAATCCAAAGCATCGAGCAATCCACCAAGAAACAACAATGATAAAACGAAGAAACGAAAAAATCAA GCCTCCAAATCAACGGAAAATCAAGACAACACTAGTCAATCTCCATTGCCTTCTGTGCCTTCTGCAGCTCACGATCATAGTACTCAG GATTCCGTCGCTTCGTCATCGACAGTTGCTCACACGTTCAGTGGTCACTATCATTCTATTCTTTCTCAg GTGAATTTGTCAATGGACCCCATATATTTGTTATCTACATTGATAAGCCAACACAAATACCAAGAGGCTTTCAGTACAGCCTTACAAATGCGTGATGTGTCAATTGTGAATTGGCTATGCTCCCAG GTTGATATACGGTGGGTCTTGACTATGGATCCTCTGCCTTTGAGTCAAGAAGTATTACTCCAGTTGTTCTGGCTTTTACCCTATTGTTTCAATACCAACCCAACCgaaataattgcttggatgaCAGACGTTTTTAATTCCATAATTCCAACTGATCCGGCAATTGAAATGCATGTGCGCAACATCTTCAATCAAGTCTATGCCGCACTTAATCATATAAGTGTCCTGCCTACAATTACTGATGCTATGCG GTTGCTCAAAGGCCGCAGTATTCCTGGTAAAATATTGCTGACTAGAAGATTAGATCCACTAGATAAATCAAGTTCACAAGAATGGTCTCCCGAGTATATAAGGAGCTTTTCAGAAAATGAGGCTGGTTCTAGTGATCGCATGGCCAAGGCAGTAGAGGTATAG
- the LOC133880774 gene encoding putative disease resistance protein RGA4 — MAEQILFGTAERIMETFGSLAANEIGLLWGVKDELQRLTDTVSTIKAVLLDAKEKQAAGNHQVTDWLKKLEDAMYDADDLLDAFSTEAQRRKLMTKKVRIFFFKSTQFASRLKMAHKIKAIRKKLDDINADRRNFLLEVRDVETRVGGNSHRGNTHSVVCAEEVIGRDDDKKAVIHRLLDSNVEDNVSILPIVAIGGLGKTTLSQLIFNDDQIQNHFQLQMWVCVSDPFHVKNIVENILEAATKKKPEPAEMNTLVGKLKEEIDGKKYLLVLDDVWNEDHEKWSELKKVLMGGARGSRILVTTRSEKVARISGTVQSYFLRGLEEGESWCLLKQLAFKKGKEPEDNSRIAAVGREILKKCSGVPLAIRTIGGVLRFKNSEAEWSSFKENELSKIPQNENDIVPTLKLSYNNLPSHLKHCFAYCSLFPKDYEFDKSILIQLWMAQGFVQSCDESDDQNRCLEEVGNDYFMDLLWRSFFQEAKKDKFDNVIRCKMHDLMHDLAISMAGSLITTFDDKKRSLHERTRHVSVVDYCDASSITTSLCKASRIRTFLCDDHTFFNISNCEAIVSSSKFLRVLDLHRRNLDCLPSSIGKLKHLRYLDLSANKNLKKLPNSISRLQNLQTLNLSFCKNLKELPSSIVELKHLRYLDISWNENLKKLPNSITRLQNLQTLKLSHCEELEELPSFDVELKHLRYLDLSSNKNLKKLPNSISRLQNLQTLKLLHCKELEELPIDMKELVNLRHLEIDGCQQLTYMPCGLGLLTNLQTLSNFVVHKDPFFPYSSGLKELNGLNNLRRKLDIKNMRHGKDGASECKEANLKEKQYLHGLSLRWSTEGGVNASNVNVDDEVLLEVLQPHPHLKELCLEGNWGSRLPSWLLSLTNLVTFRLYECTKCQYLPPLSQLSSLEVLDLSQMDAMEYISESGDTNEFSSSFFPSLKRIDLCNCPNLKGWWRRRDSSVEVNSDSHNSIENTEHPLLPSFPCLSQLQILNCPMLTSMPTFPHLEEKLYLRDASWKPLQQTMMMNMGAPQSPMSTATTSSSSTPLSKLKSIQLHSIPDLETLPDEWLKNLTSLDSLMIKGCNRLNSLSPGIQHLAALQYLNLDDCPELELANVEDEMQWQGLKSLLFLKFSRLPKLVSLPLGLQHATTLQRLQISDCENLTAIPEWIHNCTSLQVLEIDGCSRMSQF; from the coding sequence ATGGCCGAACAAATTCTCTTCGGCACTGCCGAGCGAATCATGGAGACTTTCGGCTCCTTGGCTGCTAATGAGATCGGACTGCTCTGGGGTGTCAAAGATGAGCTTCAACGCCTGACCGACACCGTTTCAACAATCAAAGCTGTGCTTCTGGATGCGAAGGAGAAACAGGCTGCTGGGAACCATCAAGTCACAGATTGGCTCAAAAAGCTAGAAGATGCCATGTATGATGCGGATGACTTGCTGGATGCCTTTTCCACTGAAGCTCAACGAAGAAAATTAATGACCAAAAAGGTACGCATCTTCTTTTTCAAATCAACCCAATTTGCCTCTCGTCTTAAAATGGCCCATAAGATTAAGGCCATAAGAAAGAAGTTAGATGACATCAACGCCGACAGGAGGAATTTCCTGTTGGAGGTACGCGATGTGGAGACACGTGTCGGGGGAAACAGCCACAGGGGTAACACTCATTCTGTTGTATGTGCGGAAGAAGTTATTGGTCGAGACGATGATAAGAAGGCTGTTATCCACCGTCTGCTGGACTCCAACGTTGAAGACAATGTTTCAATCCTTCCAATTGTTGCCATCGGTGGATTAGGAAAGACTACACTTTCTCAACTCATTTTCAACGAtgaccaaatccaaaaccaTTTTCAGCTCCAAATGTGGGTGTGCGTCTCTGATCCCTTCCACGttaaaaatattgttgaaaATATCTTAGAAGCTGCAACAAAGAAGAAACCAGAACCCGCTGAAATGAATACGTTGGTAGGTAAACTTAAAGAAGAAATCGATGGAAAGAAATACTTGCTCGTGTTGGATGACGTGTGGAATGAGGATCATGAAAAATGGTCTGAATTGAAAAAAGTGCTGATGGGTGGTGCAAGAGGCAGTAGAATATTAGTGACTACACGCAGTGAAAAGGTTGCAAGGATTAGCGGGACAGTTCAATCATATTTCTTAAGGGGTTTAGAGGAAGGCGAGTCATGGTGTTTATTGAAGCAACTGGCAtttaagaaaggaaaagagCCGGAGGACAATTCAAGGATCGCAGCAGTTGGGAGGGAGATACTAAAAAAGTGTTCTGGTGTCCCGCTGGCCATAAGGACAATTGGAGGTGTACTACGCTTCAAAAATTCAGAAGCAGAGTGGTCATCTTTTAAGGAGAATGAACTCTCAAAAATACCTCAGAATGAAAATGACATTGTACCAACTCTGAAGCTGAGTTATAATAATCTTCCTTCACATTTGAAGCACTGCTTTGCTTATTGCAGTTTGTTTCCAAAAGATTACGAGTTTGATAAATCAATACTGATTCAGCTCTGGATGGCACAAGGGTTTGTCCAGTCTTGTGATGAATCTGATGATCAAAACCGATGCTTAGAAGAGGTTGGCAATGACTATTTTATGGATTTACTATGGAGATCATTCTTTCAAGAAGCTAAAAAGGATAAGTTTGATAATGTAATTAGATGCAAAATGCATGACCTGATGCATGATCTTGCCATATCAATGGCAGGATCGTTGATCACCACATTTGATGATAAGAAGAGAAGCCTTCATGAGAGAACTCGTCATGTCTCAGTTGTTGATTACTGCGATGCTTCATCAATTACAACTTCATTGTGTAAAGCAAGTAGGATACGAACATTTCTTTGTGATGATCACACTTTCTTCaacatttcaaattgtgaagcaATTGTTTCAAGTTCCAAGTTCTTGCGCGTGCTGGACCTGCACCGGAGAAATCTTGATTGTCTGCCAAGCTCTATTGGAAAGTTGAAGCATTTAAGATATCTTGATCTTTCTGCGAACAAGAATCTCAAGAAGCTACCCAATTCTATATCCAGGTTGCAGAATTTGCAAACACTAAATCTCTCATTTTGTAAAAATCTTAAAGAATTGCCAAGCTCTATTGTTGAGTTGAAGCATTTAAGATATCTTGATATTTCTTGGAACGAGAATCTCAAGAAGCTTCCCAACTCTATAACCAGGTTGCAAAATTTGCAGACACTAAAGCTCTCACATTGTGAAGAGCTTGAAGAATTACCAAGCTTTGATGTTGAGTTGAAGCATTTAAGATATCTTGATCTTTCTTCGAACAAGAATCTCAAGAAGCTACCAAATTCTATATCCAGATTGCAGAATTTACAGACACTAAAACTCTTACATTGTAAAGAGCTTGAAGAATTACCGATAGACATGAAAGAATTAGTTAATCTCAGGCATCTTGAGATAGATGGATGTCAACAGTTGACTTATATGCCATGTGGATTGGGGTTACTCACTAATCTCCAGACGTTATCAAACTTTGTGGTCCACAAGGATCCTTTCTTTCCATATAGCAGTGGGTTAAAAGAACTAAATGGACTAAATAACCTGAGAAGAAAGTtagatattaaaaatatgagaCATGGGAAAGATGGTGCGTCAGAATGTAAGGAAGCAAATTTAAAAGAGAAGCAATATCTTCATGGTTTGTCTTTACGATGGAGTACTGAAGGAGGTGTCAATGCTTCAAACGTTAATGTTGATGATGAGGTGTTATTGGAAGTCCTCCAACCGCATCCACATCTGAAAGAGCTTTGCTTAGAAGGCAATTGGGGTTCAAGGCTTCCAAGTTGGCTTTTGTCACTCACAAATCTTGTTACATTTCGATTATATGAGTGTACGAAATGCCAATACCTGCCACCATTGAGTCAACTGTCTTCTCTCGAAGTTCTTGATCTTTCCCAAATGGACGCTATGGAGTACATATCAGAAAGTGGTGACACCAATgagttctcttcttcttttttcccgtCTCTCAAGAGAATCGACCTCTGTAATTGCCCTAATCTCAAGgggtggtggaggaggagggaTTCTTCTGTGGAGGTCAATAGTGATAGTCATAATTCCATTGAAAATACAGAGCATCCTTTACTCCCTTCCTTTCCTTGTCTCTCACAATTACAGATCTTGAATTGCCCTATGTTGACTTCCATGCCAACGTTTCCACATCTTGAAGAAAAGTTGTACCTTAGGGATGCTAGCTGGAAGCCACTGCAACAGACAATGATGATGAATATGGGAGCACCACAAAGCCCAATGTCAACAGCAACAACCTCCTCTTCATCCACTCCTCTCTCAAAATTGAAGTCTATACAACTGCATTCCATTCCTGACCTAGAAACTCTGCCAGATGAGTGGTTGAAGAACCTCACTTCTCTCGATTCTTTAATGATAAAGGGATGCAATAGATTAAATTCTCTCTCCCCAGGTATACAACATCTCGCTGCCCTTCAATACCTGAATCTTGATGATTGTCCTGAGCTTGAGCTAGCCAATGTTGAGGATGAGATGCAATGGCAAGGTCTTAAGAGCCTCCTCTTTTTGAAGTTTTCACGTCTTCCGAAATTGGTGTCTCTCCCATTGGGGCTTCAGCATGCGACCACTCTACAAAGGCTCCAGATTTCAGATTGTGAAAACTTGACGGCTATACCAGAGTGGATCCACAACTGCACATCACTTCAAGTGCTTGAAATTGATGGATGCTCCAGAATGTCCCAGTTTTAA